One Bacteroidota bacterium genomic region harbors:
- a CDS encoding thioredoxin family protein has protein sequence MLDFHATWCEPCKWAEPVIEVVLKHFDEKIFLEKIDIDEHPALAKDFHVLSVPTFVLLKNGEEVWRMRGFDIAPKMIRAIEERLRP, from the coding sequence ATGCTTGACTTTCATGCTACCTGGTGTGAGCCCTGTAAATGGGCGGAACCGGTGATTGAAGTTGTATTGAAACACTTTGATGAAAAGATCTTTCTCGAAAAAATCGACATTGACGAACACCCTGCGCTCGCGAAAGATTTTCACGTATTAAGCGTCCCTACTTTTGTTCTGTTGAAAAACGGAGAAGAGGTCTGGCGCATGCGAGGCTTTGATATTGCCCCGAAAATGATCCGGGCTATTGAAGAAAGGCTCCGGCCGTAA